The genomic window CCTGGCCGACTTTAATCCGGTGACCATTCACGCGCCTTACCTGCATGCTGCCAAGGCCGATATTCTGGCCGATGGAATCAGGATGGGGCTGGACTACCGCCACACCTGGACCTGCTACCAGGGCGAGGAACTGGCCTGCGGTGAGTGCGGCAGCTGTATTGACCGCCTGGAAGCCTTTGCCGTTAACGGCATTGAAGACCCCATCGCCTACCGGCCGTCCTGATCTCCCAAGAGGCAACACCATGTACCATATCAAGGAAGCCTTCTACACCTTGCAGGGTGAAGGGGCGCAGAGCGGTCGCGCGAGTGTTTTCTGCCGTTTCAGCGGCTGTAACCTGTGGTCCGGGCGCGAGCAGGATCGTAGCACGGCCGTCTGCCAGTTCTGTGATACCGATTTTGTCGGCACCGATGGCACGAACGGTGGGCGCTTTGCCACGCCAGCGGCCCTGGCAGAGCATATCGTCTCGCTGTGGCCAGTAATTTCCAACGCCACGCCATATGTGGTGATGACCGGCGGCGAGCCGCTTCTGCAAGTGGACACCGCGCTTACAGATGCTCTGCACGAACGCAGCTTTGAAATAGCGGTGGAAACCAACGGCACCTTGCCCGTGCCCGAGGGCATTGACTGGGTCTGCGTCAGCCCCAAAAGCCAGGCAAGGCTGGTGGTGACGCAGGGCGATGAGCTCAAGCTGGTCTACCCTCAGCAGGACGCCTTGCCGGAGCGCTTTAGTGCCCTGGATTTCGCCCATTTCTATCTGCAGCCCATGGATCAGAGTGCCTTGCAGAACCCCAGCGGCAATACCGTGCAGCAGACGGTGGATTACTGTCTCAATCACCCGCAGTGGCGTTTGTCCATGCAACTTCACAAACTGGCAGGTTTTGAATAATGGCGCTTTTTGTTAACCATTTAACCCATCTGGACGTTTCCATCTGGAACCCTGTTCACGGTCTGACCGGCATGAGCTGGCTGGTCAACGCTACGCTGGAAGGTGAGTTGGGCGACGACGGCATGCTGCTGGATTTTGGCGAGGTCAAACCCTGGATCAAGCGGGTGCTGGATGCGGGGCCGGATCATACCTTGCTGGTGCCGAAATATGCAGACGGTGTGACCGAGAAAATTGATGACAAGCGTTGTACGGTGGAGGCTCAGTACCCCTATGCGATGTGCCTGGAAACGCCGCTAGAGGCAGTGACTGCTCTGCCAACCGCAGAGGTGAGCGAGGCGGATATTCTGGCTCACTGCGAAGCGCTGTTGAATGCCCAGCGGCCGCCTAACGTCTCTCGGGTCACCCTGACCCTGAGTGCTGAAACCATTGACGGTGCGGCGTTTGGCTACAGCCATGGCCTGAAGCGCCACCTTGGCAACTGCCAGCGCATTGCCCATGGTCATCGTTCGCGGCTGGAGATTTATCAGCATGCTCAGCGGGTACCCCAGCTTGAGCAGCAGTGGAGTGACTGGCTCAATCATCGCTACCTGATCGAGGCTGCGGATATTATCGAAACGTCACAAGACGGGCAAATTTTATACCGTTATCTTTCAGCTCAAGGAGCATTCAGCCTGAGCCTGCCTGAATCACGCACGGCAGTACTCAAGGTGCCCACCACGATTGAAAACATTGCTCAATGGCTGGCGGACAAGGTCGCGGCGCAAACCGGCGAACCCACCCGCATCGTGGTGTTCGAAGGGATCAGTAAAGGCGCTACGGCAGATGGGTAATCTGATTTGCTAGATAATGATCACCATTATCTAGCTGGCATAGTCTCTTCTAGGAACCGTGAATATCACACCGTGTGCACCAAAGAAATGCAAGAAAAGCATGGTGTGATGTTAAAAAGGCCCTTGCTGGGTGATGCAACCCTCGTTGGCCATGTTGTGGCAGTGGATATCATTCCGTATTGGTGGCTATGCATGGCCAGTTATCCAGCTCGATCATATCTGCAATTAGCCAGCTTCTATCTGAGTGGCTGAGCGTAGCATTAACCGGCACCATATTGACTTTCAATTGATCATGTTGGCTTAAAAGATGATGTACCTGCCCAACAAAACTTTGAAACCCTACCTTTTTGTCAAAAGTAACAGCACCACTTTGTGCTATAGCCTCAAGAAGGGGAGCTACTATCTTTCTGGCTTCTTCTATGGGCTTTACTGCATCGTCGTGCATTAACTGTAAAACCCTTTGCGCCTGAGGGAGAAGTTCACAAGCGGCCAGTTGCTGTTCTTTGCGGGTGGCTCCGCGGTAGCCTCCTGCCAGTAGCTGACTTCGGATAGAAGCAAGTTCAGCGACTTGGGGGCAGTTATATTCTTCAAGTATCTTTTCCGATTTTTTGAGCCAATCCATGAAATCATCAACTGCTTGAGGGCTTTTAGTGGAAAGTGAGTCGACGATCCGTGGTGTTTCCATCAAGAGGTGGTGGTAGGCCTGGCTTTTCATGATATGAGATTGTTTCATGATGTGCTCTTCGCCGCTTATTCGGGAATCAGTTTCCGGGTAACTTTTCCATCTTCATCTTCCATGCGGTGCCACTCAACTCCATCTTCCTGAATGGTAAGCTTGATGTTGACCAAGCTTGCCGCTGACTTTTCGCGCAGGATGTCTGTTTCTACCGACACATCCAGATTACCCAGATCAGCGACTGGTTGAGGTTTAATAGTGTCTTTTAACTTTTCAGAAAGGCGCTCAGCCACGTGTGAAACGTGTTTTCTTAGATCATCGTCAGATAAGTCAGTTACTTGTATATCAAAGCCTTGCTTTGCAATCTTGTGTGAAAAGGTCTCAAGAGCTTGCGTCTCGCCGTATTCAATAA from Halomonas sp. CH40 includes these protein-coding regions:
- a CDS encoding 6-carboxytetrahydropterin synthase; the encoded protein is MALFVNHLTHLDVSIWNPVHGLTGMSWLVNATLEGELGDDGMLLDFGEVKPWIKRVLDAGPDHTLLVPKYADGVTEKIDDKRCTVEAQYPYAMCLETPLEAVTALPTAEVSEADILAHCEALLNAQRPPNVSRVTLTLSAETIDGAAFGYSHGLKRHLGNCQRIAHGHRSRLEIYQHAQRVPQLEQQWSDWLNHRYLIEAADIIETSQDGQILYRYLSAQGAFSLSLPESRTAVLKVPTTIENIAQWLADKVAAQTGEPTRIVVFEGISKGATADG
- the queE gene encoding 7-carboxy-7-deazaguanine synthase, whose amino-acid sequence is MYHIKEAFYTLQGEGAQSGRASVFCRFSGCNLWSGREQDRSTAVCQFCDTDFVGTDGTNGGRFATPAALAEHIVSLWPVISNATPYVVMTGGEPLLQVDTALTDALHERSFEIAVETNGTLPVPEGIDWVCVSPKSQARLVVTQGDELKLVYPQQDALPERFSALDFAHFYLQPMDQSALQNPSGNTVQQTVDYCLNHPQWRLSMQLHKLAGFE